A stretch of the Campylobacter sp. 19-13652 genome encodes the following:
- a CDS encoding tol-pal system YbgF family protein — translation MLKKAILLAGAMTLALNSAETSVFEAGNLENANPYGLTDSEKAVLKNRRNVQNVESNLSVLTEQVQGLSSIVEGLSARMQKIEQRLNELEARVNGDTDSTTLSLTSIKEYSEETRRLQEKNFDKINKALNKLGALIDKGGAKAQSASNQEASSADKFKGKNKADLLSQAKDMLSKDSKGAIERLEYLISQNYKPAMSNFYLGESYYFSKSYQSAIKYYQKSIELYDKADYIPKLLYHTAISFDKIGDTASANKFYKALKVGYPDSKEAQAAPSRE, via the coding sequence ATGCTAAAAAAAGCCATTTTACTAGCGGGGGCTATGACCCTCGCTTTAAATTCTGCTGAAACTTCAGTATTTGAGGCTGGGAATTTAGAAAATGCAAACCCTTATGGACTAACAGATAGCGAAAAGGCAGTCCTTAAAAATCGTCGTAATGTCCAAAATGTTGAGTCAAATTTAAGTGTATTAACAGAGCAAGTACAGGGACTTTCTAGTATAGTCGAGGGGTTAAGTGCTAGAATGCAAAAAATAGAGCAAAGGCTAAATGAGTTAGAAGCTAGGGTAAATGGCGATACAGACTCCACAACTTTAAGCCTAACATCTATAAAAGAGTACTCAGAAGAGACTAGACGATTACAGGAAAAGAACTTTGATAAGATAAATAAAGCTTTAAACAAGCTTGGTGCTTTAATAGATAAGGGTGGCGCAAAAGCGCAAAGTGCATCTAATCAAGAGGCAAGTTCGGCTGATAAATTTAAAGGTAAAAATAAAGCAGATTTACTATCTCAAGCTAAAGATATGCTTTCAAAAGATAGCAAAGGCGCAATAGAGAGACTTGAGTATTTAATATCTCAAAATTACAAGCCTGCAATGTCAAATTTTTACCTAGGTGAGAGTTATTATTTTTCAAAATCATATCAAAGTGCTATAAAGTATTATCAAAAATCAATAGAGCTTTATGATAAAGCCGATTATATACCAAAGCTACTATACCATACTGCTATTAGCTTTGATAAAATAGGCGATACAGCAAGTGCTAATAAATTCTATAAGGCTTTAAAAGTTGGCTATCCAGACTCAAAAGAGGCTCAAGCTGCTCCAAGTAGAGAGTAG
- a CDS encoding dihydroneopterin aldolase: MITVFIKELKFKAIIGLLDFERVDEQEVVMSANMSSFNGEFIDYAIACEIIKKTVQNGRFETVEEALSECAKNLKSSFSFLKSLRLEISKPNILPNTVVGAKIELEF, translated from the coding sequence ATGATAACAGTTTTTATAAAAGAGCTTAAATTTAAAGCCATTATCGGACTTTTGGATTTTGAGCGAGTAGACGAGCAAGAAGTCGTAATGTCGGCAAATATGAGCTCTTTTAACGGCGAGTTTATAGATTACGCTATTGCTTGTGAGATTATTAAAAAAACTGTGCAAAATGGGCGGTTTGAGACAGTTGAAGAGGCACTTAGCGAGTGTGCTAAAAATTTAAAATCAAGCTTTAGTTTTCTTAAAAGCTTAAGGCTTGAAATTTCAAAGCCAAATATACTGCCAAATACCGTTGTGGGCGCAAAAATAGAGCTTGAGTTTTAA
- a CDS encoding TonB C-terminal domain-containing protein — protein sequence MPRFPTISSFFVAIFIYIALVFGIFFALLDSNERAKKYTDDKDAFMDVIIDLPEVSPEITQSKKSEELKDEIKQDTSQKEPEILKDEPKPELEIPKLEPLPPKPQEQPKPQEIPEPKLEEPKEQKPDLKELFGSIDTTKFKPEPKPKPQPKEKPQKPSNEASKIVNSLKLDKSAKAPKSQKTGIYNPLYGAIEKQIQRKWQSYKADSNNEAKVRVSIDANGRFSYEIIALPYDETFNSKVKECLQALTLETFAHGSSVITLDLTLVDKLFR from the coding sequence ATGCCTCGTTTTCCAACGATTAGCTCGTTTTTTGTAGCTATTTTTATATACATTGCTTTGGTTTTTGGAATATTTTTCGCACTATTAGATTCTAATGAGCGTGCTAAAAAATATACAGATGACAAAGACGCTTTTATGGATGTTATTATAGACTTGCCAGAGGTCTCGCCTGAGATAACTCAATCTAAAAAATCAGAGGAGCTAAAGGATGAGATAAAGCAGGACACATCACAAAAAGAGCCTGAAATTTTAAAAGACGAGCCAAAGCCAGAGCTTGAAATTCCAAAACTAGAGCCATTGCCGCCTAAGCCGCAAGAACAGCCAAAACCCCAAGAAATACCAGAGCCAAAATTAGAGGAGCCAAAAGAGCAAAAGCCTGATTTAAAGGAGCTTTTTGGCAGTATTGATACTACTAAATTTAAGCCAGAACCAAAGCCAAAGCCCCAGCCGAAAGAAAAGCCTCAAAAGCCAAGCAATGAAGCTAGTAAGATAGTAAACAGCCTAAAGCTGGATAAAAGTGCAAAGGCTCCAAAATCTCAAAAAACTGGCATCTATAATCCACTTTATGGAGCCATCGAAAAGCAAATCCAGCGCAAGTGGCAAAGCTATAAGGCTGATTCAAACAATGAGGCTAAAGTGCGCGTTAGCATAGATGCAAATGGGCGGTTTAGCTATGAAATTATCGCCCTACCTTATGATGAGACATTTAATTCAAAGGTCAAAGAGTGTTTGCAAGCCCTTACTTTAGAGACTTTTGCTCATGGAAGTAGCGTAATTACTTTAGATTTAACTTTAGTTGATAAACTTTTCAGATGA
- the plsY gene encoding glycerol-3-phosphate 1-O-acyltransferase PlsY — MSTNLILYAVAYLLGAIPFGLILARVFAKVDIKNSGSKSIGATNVLRVVKQENPRLAKILSVMTVVLDALKGVAPILVARYMGFDDSVQWAMAVLAVLGHCYSPYLGFEGGKGIATGAGVLACFLPLCVGIALIAWFLVGRLLKVSSLASLTALTTLLVSSFLLNPSLSGLNTQAPVLIIAFLVVYKHIPNIKRLFCGEEKAVI; from the coding sequence TTGAGTACGAATTTAATCTTATACGCGGTTGCTTACCTGCTGGGGGCTATACCGTTTGGGCTTATTTTGGCTAGGGTTTTTGCTAAAGTTGATATAAAAAATAGCGGTAGCAAGAGCATAGGGGCAACAAATGTCCTTCGAGTGGTAAAGCAGGAAAATCCTCGACTTGCTAAAATTTTATCAGTTATGACCGTTGTGCTTGACGCTTTAAAAGGTGTTGCACCTATACTGGTGGCTAGATATATGGGCTTTGATGATAGCGTGCAGTGGGCTATGGCGGTACTTGCGGTTCTTGGACACTGTTACTCTCCGTACCTTGGCTTTGAGGGTGGCAAAGGCATAGCCACAGGCGCTGGCGTACTAGCATGCTTTTTGCCGCTTTGTGTTGGTATTGCGCTTATTGCTTGGTTTTTGGTGGGTAGGCTTTTAAAGGTAAGCTCTCTTGCTAGTCTTACCGCTTTGACCACACTTTTGGTTTCGTCTTTTTTGCTAAATCCTAGCCTTAGTGGATTAAACACGCAAGCTCCAGTATTAATAATAGCGTTTTTAGTCGTTTATAAGCACATACCAAATATAAAACGGCTCTTTTGCGGAGAAGAAAAAGCTGTAATATGA
- a CDS encoding 5'-methylthioadenosine/adenosylhomocysteine nucleosidase codes for MIAILGAMQEEIEPILKSVKEYKEIEYAKNKFYLANYASNELVIAYSKIGKVNAAITATVMIEKFNASRLLFTGVAGALSHGLKIGDLMFATSLLQHDLDITAFGHPHGYVPGIEIFTKTDSDLNDIAKQTAEQKGLILKSGIIATGDIFVCEASKKEWIKDTFKADVVEMEGASVAQVCSQLGVPFFVLRAISDEAGGGAEFDFDEFLASSAKVSADFVLSMVEKL; via the coding sequence ATGATAGCTATACTAGGGGCTATGCAGGAGGAGATTGAGCCGATACTTAAAAGCGTAAAAGAGTATAAAGAGATAGAGTATGCTAAGAATAAATTCTATCTAGCTAATTACGCTAGCAATGAGCTTGTTATAGCTTATTCAAAAATCGGTAAGGTAAACGCGGCCATAACAGCCACTGTGATGATTGAGAAATTTAATGCTAGTAGACTTCTTTTTACAGGTGTGGCTGGGGCTTTAAGCCATGGGCTTAAGATAGGGGATTTGATGTTTGCTACCTCTTTGCTTCAGCATGATTTAGATATTACTGCTTTTGGACATCCACACGGCTATGTTCCAGGTATTGAAATTTTTACAAAAACAGATAGTGATTTAAACGATATAGCTAAACAAACAGCTGAGCAAAAAGGCTTGATCCTAAAAAGTGGCATAATAGCAACTGGAGATATTTTTGTCTGCGAAGCTAGCAAAAAAGAGTGGATAAAAGATACTTTTAAAGCCGATGTCGTCGAGATGGAGGGTGCTAGTGTGGCTCAGGTGTGCAGTCAGCTTGGCGTGCCATTTTTTGTACTTCGTGCTATTAGCGATGAGGCTGGCGGTGGAGCTGAGTTTGATTTTGATGAGTTTTTGGCTAGCTCGGCTAAGGTAAGTGCTGATTTTGTGCTAAGCATGGTTGAAAAACTATGA
- a CDS encoding tRNA 2-thiocytidine biosynthesis TtcA family protein has protein sequence MIDLSKKLLSTVGRTNAKYKMIQGGDRILLGLSGGKDSLALAHVLKHMQRVTPEKFEFKAVTLSYGMGEDFSYLRDHCDEHGIDWEGIDSTIFETSKEKIRKNSSFCSFFSRMRRGYLYTYALEHGYNKLAIGHHLDDAVESFFMNFTYNGALRTLAPKYRAKNGIEVIRPFIFVRERQLRENAVRNGLSVVGDEACPAMRFDVKMPHARAETKELLSELEKQNPKLFISLKAAFENIHLGTFFAPEYLNKNIDGMSEEEL, from the coding sequence ATGATAGATTTAAGCAAAAAGCTCCTAAGCACCGTAGGCAGGACAAACGCTAAATATAAAATGATTCAAGGCGGAGACAGGATACTTTTAGGGCTTAGTGGTGGCAAAGATAGCCTAGCGCTAGCTCACGTGCTAAAGCATATGCAGCGAGTAACCCCTGAAAAGTTTGAATTTAAAGCAGTGACTCTAAGCTACGGAATGGGCGAGGATTTTAGCTACCTTAGAGACCACTGCGATGAGCATGGCATAGACTGGGAGGGGATAGATAGTACGATATTTGAGACATCAAAGGAAAAAATACGTAAAAACTCCAGCTTTTGCAGCTTTTTTAGCCGTATGCGTAGAGGCTATCTTTATACGTACGCCTTAGAGCATGGCTATAATAAACTAGCCATAGGGCACCATTTAGATGACGCAGTTGAGAGCTTTTTTATGAACTTTACTTACAATGGTGCACTCCGTACCCTAGCTCCAAAATATCGAGCTAAAAACGGTATAGAAGTCATTCGTCCTTTTATATTTGTGCGAGAGCGACAATTACGTGAGAATGCTGTACGAAACGGGCTAAGCGTAGTGGGTGATGAGGCGTGTCCTGCAATGAGATTTGATGTTAAAATGCCTCATGCACGAGCTGAGACAAAAGAGCTTTTAAGTGAACTAGAAAAGCAAAATCCAAAGCTTTTTATATCACTAAAAGCCGCTTTTGAAAATATCCACTTGGGTACGTTTTTTGCACCTGAGTATCTAAATAAAAACATAGACGGAATGAGCGAGGAGGAGCTTTGA
- a CDS encoding OmpA family protein yields MNKVLLGSLVAGALVIAGCGSKTPEASTETVVVDEVVAPVIGPSDAEVLAALISSINGSLGSVHFDFDKFNIKADQQGIVSQNASILNGKDASAFNIKVEGNCDEWGSDEYNYALGLKRAKSAKDALVSRGIAAERVSVVSYGESNPVCTEHSKACDAQNRRADFKVLQ; encoded by the coding sequence ATGAATAAAGTTCTACTTGGCTCATTAGTTGCTGGCGCTTTAGTTATCGCTGGTTGTGGCTCTAAAACCCCTGAAGCTTCGACTGAAACTGTAGTCGTTGATGAGGTTGTAGCTCCTGTTATTGGGCCTAGCGATGCAGAAGTCCTAGCTGCTTTAATTTCAAGCATAAACGGTAGTTTAGGTAGCGTACATTTTGACTTTGATAAATTTAATATCAAAGCAGATCAGCAAGGCATAGTAAGTCAAAATGCTAGTATATTAAATGGCAAAGACGCAAGCGCATTTAATATTAAAGTAGAGGGCAACTGTGATGAGTGGGGTAGCGATGAGTACAACTATGCTCTAGGACTTAAGCGTGCAAAAAGTGCAAAAGACGCCCTAGTAAGCCGTGGTATAGCTGCTGAGCGTGTCTCTGTAGTTAGCTATGGCGAGAGCAACCCAGTATGTACAGAACACAGCAAAGCTTGCGATGCTCAAAATCGTCGCGCTGATTTTAAAGTGCTTCAGTAA
- a CDS encoding peptidylprolyl isomerase has translation MRKDQVITMFYELKDAKTGEVLESNMASGEPVAFITGKNQVLNKLEEALSELETGAKTKVEIPCADALGEYDANAIQQVHIEQFAGIELKEGMELFGQGEDGATVRVTVKAIGENEVMVDFNHPYAGKDLLFDVDIMESRPATDDELLSGMVGGGHSCGCGGGGHHHHDHDHHHGGGGCCGGGGKHKHGGGGCCGGHHH, from the coding sequence GTGAGAAAAGATCAAGTCATAACTATGTTTTATGAGTTAAAAGATGCAAAAACTGGTGAGGTTTTAGAATCAAATATGGCTTCAGGTGAGCCTGTGGCGTTTATAACTGGTAAAAATCAGGTGTTAAATAAGCTAGAAGAGGCTCTAAGCGAGCTAGAAACTGGCGCAAAGACAAAAGTAGAGATACCTTGCGCTGACGCATTAGGGGAATATGACGCTAACGCCATTCAACAAGTGCATATTGAGCAGTTTGCTGGTATTGAGCTAAAAGAAGGAATGGAGCTATTCGGACAGGGCGAGGACGGCGCTACCGTAAGAGTAACTGTAAAAGCTATTGGTGAAAATGAGGTAATGGTGGATTTTAACCACCCATATGCTGGTAAAGATCTGCTTTTTGACGTAGACATAATGGAGTCAAGACCTGCTACTGATGACGAGCTTTTAAGTGGTATGGTAGGCGGTGGACATAGCTGCGGTTGCGGTGGCGGCGGACATCACCATCACGATCACGACCATCATCATGGTGGAGGTGGCTGCTGCGGAGGCGGTGGCAAGCACAAGCATGGCGGTGGCGGCTGCTGCGGCGGACATCACCACTAA
- the hsrA gene encoding homeostatic response regulator transcription factor HsrA, which translates to MRILIVEDETTLGKTIAEGLGEFGYQTDSSENFKDAEYYIGIRNYDLVLTDWMLPDGDGVDLINTIKQKSPRTAVVVISAKDDRDSEIKALRAGADDYIKKPFDFDVLVARIEARLRFGGTNTIKIDDLIIDPDEEKITYKGQDIELKGKPFEVLTHLARHSDQIVSKEQLLDAIWEEPELVTPNVIEVAINQIRQKMDKPLGISTIETVRRRGYRFCFPKKA; encoded by the coding sequence ATGCGAATCTTGATAGTCGAGGACGAAACAACACTTGGCAAGACGATAGCTGAAGGACTTGGGGAGTTTGGCTACCAAACTGATAGCTCAGAAAATTTTAAAGACGCTGAGTATTATATAGGTATACGAAATTATGATCTAGTTTTAACTGACTGGATGCTTCCTGATGGGGATGGAGTTGATTTAATTAATACAATAAAGCAAAAATCTCCTCGCACAGCTGTTGTAGTAATCTCTGCAAAAGATGACAGGGATAGTGAAATAAAGGCACTTCGTGCTGGAGCTGATGATTATATTAAAAAGCCATTTGATTTTGATGTATTAGTGGCTCGCATAGAGGCTAGGCTTCGCTTTGGTGGCACAAATACCATTAAAATTGATGATCTAATTATCGACCCAGATGAGGAGAAAATCACCTATAAAGGGCAAGATATAGAGCTAAAAGGTAAGCCGTTTGAGGTGCTTACACACTTAGCTCGCCACTCAGATCAAATAGTGAGCAAAGAGCAGCTTCTTGATGCGATTTGGGAGGAGCCAGAGCTTGTAACTCCAAATGTAATCGAAGTTGCTATCAATCAAATTCGCCAAAAAATGGATAAGCCTCTAGGCATATCTACAATCGAAACGGTAAGAAGACGCGGATATAGATTTTGCTTTCCGAAAAAAGCCTAA
- the fabD gene encoding ACP S-malonyltransferase — MRYALIFAGQGSQSVGMGKEFYDSIPAAKALLDDASLRLGIDFKSLLFEPNDDLSKSEFTQPAIVLNSLMAYEALRSRMSLNPVFALGHSLGEFSALAVSGAFGFVDAIGLVNLRGKLMQKDCDGKGAGMMVVLGLDDQSVSRICEQARGEGKQVYAANFNCDGQVVIAGLRDDLASCESVFKQSGAKRAMLLDMSVASHCPLLDTASKTLVGELEKVMAGEFSPVISNVTACAYSDKAKALELLKAQLVSPVLYKQSIQNVQDEVDVFIELGASVLKGINKKITNKPTLSITDIASLDAALVELEGA; from the coding sequence ATGAGATATGCACTGATATTTGCAGGGCAGGGCTCTCAAAGTGTAGGAATGGGAAAGGAGTTTTATGACTCTATCCCAGCTGCTAAGGCGCTGCTTGATGATGCGAGCTTACGACTCGGCATAGATTTTAAAAGCCTGCTTTTTGAGCCAAATGATGATCTTAGTAAGAGCGAGTTTACCCAGCCAGCTATAGTGTTAAATTCTTTAATGGCTTATGAGGCACTGCGTTCTCGCATGAGCCTAAATCCTGTTTTTGCCTTGGGGCATTCTTTGGGTGAGTTTTCTGCGCTTGCTGTAAGCGGAGCTTTTGGCTTTGTTGATGCTATTGGGCTAGTAAATTTACGTGGAAAACTAATGCAAAAAGACTGCGACGGCAAAGGTGCTGGCATGATGGTGGTGCTTGGATTAGATGATCAAAGCGTAAGCAGAATATGTGAACAAGCCAGAGGTGAGGGTAAGCAGGTATATGCTGCAAATTTTAACTGCGATGGACAGGTTGTTATAGCGGGGCTTAGAGATGATTTAGCAAGTTGCGAGAGTGTCTTTAAGCAATCTGGAGCAAAGCGTGCTATGCTACTTGATATGAGCGTGGCTAGCCACTGTCCATTATTAGATACCGCTAGTAAGACTCTTGTAGGTGAGCTTGAAAAAGTCATGGCTGGCGAGTTTTCGCCTGTGATTTCAAATGTAACCGCATGCGCTTACAGTGATAAGGCAAAAGCCCTTGAGTTACTAAAAGCTCAGCTAGTAAGCCCTGTGCTTTATAAGCAGAGCATTCAAAACGTACAAGATGAAGTTGATGTATTTATAGAACTAGGCGCAAGTGTGCTAAAAGGTATAAATAAAAAAATCACAAATAAGCCAACGTTAAGCATAACAGATATCGCAAGCCTTGATGCGGCACTTGTTGAGTTGGAGGGTGCATGA
- the tolB gene encoding Tol-Pal system protein TolB translates to MKKLILAALLCVYSFAADATISVINQAIALPRIAIEDISSIQDSTLKAKFAKIMQGDVRVSSDFEIVDGEGAKERSELVLRYALSEQAGVLSLDTWLINSATGVIKSQHQYSINDRAKYPFLAHKSVVDLVVELGLPPVGWMDKFIVFSRYTAPHKSEIVVGDYTLTYQKVVVSGDLNIFPKWAGASQQDFYYTHIKDGSDPVLYKFNLSSGKKSKVISGRGMLVASDVSLDGAKILLTMAPKDQPDIFIYDTRSKQLSQVTNYAGIDVNANFVDDDTKVVFVSDRMGYPNVFSTSINGGAVEQLVFSGKNNSSVSTFGNYIVYSSREDSSFGRAFNIYLISTKTDFIRQLTASGKNTYPRFSSDGGSVVFIKEVGAQTSLGVIRLNENRSFQFPLKVGKIQSIDW, encoded by the coding sequence TTGAAAAAACTAATTCTAGCCGCTCTGCTTTGCGTTTATTCGTTTGCAGCAGATGCGACCATTTCTGTTATAAATCAGGCCATTGCGCTACCTCGTATAGCCATAGAGGACATCTCAAGCATACAAGATAGCACACTAAAAGCTAAATTTGCAAAAATTATGCAAGGTGATGTTAGGGTAAGCTCTGATTTTGAGATAGTAGATGGCGAGGGTGCCAAGGAGCGTTCCGAGCTTGTATTAAGGTATGCTCTAAGTGAGCAAGCGGGTGTTTTAAGCCTTGATACTTGGCTTATAAACTCAGCCACTGGGGTTATAAAATCTCAGCATCAATACAGCATAAATGATAGGGCGAAATATCCATTTTTAGCCCACAAAAGCGTGGTTGATTTAGTAGTGGAGCTAGGACTTCCTCCAGTTGGCTGGATGGATAAATTTATAGTCTTTTCTAGATATACTGCGCCTCATAAAAGTGAGATTGTAGTAGGAGATTATACTTTAACATATCAAAAAGTAGTTGTTAGTGGAGATTTAAATATTTTCCCAAAATGGGCGGGGGCTAGCCAGCAGGATTTTTACTATACTCACATAAAAGATGGAAGCGACCCTGTACTTTATAAATTTAATTTATCTAGCGGTAAAAAGAGTAAGGTTATATCCGGACGTGGTATGCTTGTAGCTTCTGATGTGAGCCTTGATGGAGCTAAAATCCTCCTAACAATGGCGCCAAAAGACCAGCCAGACATATTCATATATGATACTCGCTCAAAGCAGCTTTCTCAGGTTACTAATTATGCCGGTATAGATGTAAATGCAAACTTTGTCGATGATGATACTAAGGTGGTTTTTGTCTCAGATCGTATGGGCTATCCAAATGTTTTTTCAACAAGCATAAATGGCGGTGCAGTAGAGCAGCTTGTATTTAGCGGTAAAAATAATAGCTCTGTTAGCACTTTTGGCAACTATATAGTCTACTCAAGCCGTGAAGATAGTAGCTTTGGCAGAGCTTTTAATATATATCTAATCTCAACAAAGACAGATTTCATAAGGCAGCTTACAGCAAGTGGGAAAAATACTTATCCTAGATTTTCAAGTGATGGCGGAAGCGTCGTCTTTATCAAAGAAGTGGGTGCACAAACAAGCCTTGGTGTTATTAGACTAAATGAAAATAGAAGCTTTCAATTTCCTCTAAAAGTAGGAAAAATTCAGTCGATTGACTGGTAA
- a CDS encoding biopolymer transporter ExbD produces MLKFDDDAPELNITPLVDIMLVLLAILMVTAPAITYDEDIALPSGSQSKATAVKLEDLVVFINKERKVRVGQSLFDINEFPDNMILLAPKFNKSSTVYLRADKSLRYEDVMFVLKSIKNAGFTKVALQTDA; encoded by the coding sequence ATGCTTAAATTTGACGATGATGCACCTGAGCTAAATATCACCCCATTAGTCGATATTATGCTTGTTTTGCTTGCTATTTTAATGGTAACAGCACCAGCTATAACATACGATGAGGATATAGCCTTACCTAGTGGTTCGCAAAGTAAGGCTACAGCAGTAAAACTTGAGGATTTAGTCGTATTTATAAACAAAGAGCGAAAGGTGCGTGTGGGGCAGAGCCTTTTTGATATAAATGAATTTCCTGATAATATGATACTTTTAGCTCCTAAATTTAATAAATCATCGACCGTTTATCTACGAGCTGATAAGAGCTTAAGATACGAGGATGTTATGTTTGTGCTTAAAAGTATCAAAAACGCTGGATTTACAAAAGTCGCCTTACAGACGGACGCCTAA
- a CDS encoding MotA/TolQ/ExbB proton channel family protein: MGAVDIILNYFSRSSIVSIVVLGWLSLYFILSFSILLSRMSGLSLWYKAERDSLESLVRGSIRPSIGSSLSKCANSGENINEKKLRICLLMAQKRATSGLAWLSVIASTSPFIGLFGTVVSILETFAGLGNGANSSLSVIAPAISEALVATAAGILVAIPAYSFNILLKRRSYELVSVIEQQVDLLSVRGKSELDA, from the coding sequence GTGGGCGCAGTTGATATTATTTTAAACTACTTTTCAAGAAGTAGTATAGTAAGCATAGTAGTCCTTGGCTGGCTATCTTTATATTTTATATTAAGTTTTAGCATATTGCTTTCACGCATGAGTGGCTTATCTTTATGGTATAAAGCAGAAAGGGATTCGCTTGAGAGCCTTGTAAGAGGCTCTATACGCCCTAGCATTGGCTCTTCACTTTCAAAGTGCGCAAATAGTGGCGAAAACATAAATGAAAAAAAACTTAGAATTTGTCTTTTAATGGCTCAAAAGCGCGCCACAAGTGGACTTGCGTGGCTTTCAGTTATAGCCTCCACTTCGCCTTTTATTGGTCTTTTTGGCACGGTTGTATCCATACTTGAGACCTTTGCTGGGCTTGGAAATGGAGCAAATTCATCATTATCTGTGATAGCGCCAGCTATTTCTGAGGCTTTAGTTGCTACGGCTGCTGGTATTTTGGTGGCTATTCCAGCCTATAGCTTTAATATACTCTTAAAGCGCCGATCATATGAGCTAGTAAGTGTTATTGAGCAACAAGTAGACCTTTTAAGTGTGCGCGGAAAAAGTGAGTTAGATGCTTAA
- a CDS encoding HAMP domain-containing sensor histidine kinase: MLVAIITVMLYYYIRVTIYESVVQELKFNAEILTKQINLEPPMAGHFTLSTLSDGSTDVEIVAGVLAQSKPHYKFYESGGRNYLVLYHPYVSGKYLRLSRDATLQKRLIDQILVDIIIVSASALFLIVFYALFLSRMLLVPVRLLSARIVNINEHFLQEIDLKGLPVEFKPLGKSINKLIGRIKTFVGYQKELFIGVAHELKTPLAVMKTKNEVTLIKPRESEKYIEALRANNEAINSMNAMIGSILEIGRQEGAQFEEPREIDIVAFLTEMANNFKILAHQEKKHIKLELMPSKLKVLIQPTLLMHIIQNFVQNAIKFSPEQSDIIIKSSLVGDEFRVMVLDNGKGIDESADLFAPFKRYGNKPGAGLGLFLAKGAADALGATVSLKNRKDSNGAEATLIINIQRAN; encoded by the coding sequence ATGCTGGTGGCTATCATAACGGTAATGCTTTATTATTATATTCGCGTTACCATTTATGAAAGTGTGGTGCAGGAGCTTAAATTTAATGCTGAAATTTTAACCAAGCAGATAAATCTAGAGCCTCCTATGGCTGGGCATTTTACCCTTAGTACTCTAAGTGATGGTAGCACTGATGTTGAGATTGTTGCTGGAGTGCTGGCCCAGTCTAAGCCACACTATAAATTTTATGAATCAGGTGGGCGCAATTACCTCGTGCTTTACCACCCTTATGTAAGTGGTAAATACTTAAGACTAAGCAGAGACGCTACTTTGCAAAAACGCCTAATAGATCAAATTCTTGTAGATATTATTATAGTTAGTGCGTCTGCGCTTTTTCTTATTGTATTTTACGCTCTATTTTTATCCAGGATGCTGCTCGTGCCAGTTAGGCTTTTATCTGCTAGAATAGTAAATATAAACGAGCATTTTTTACAAGAAATAGACCTAAAGGGGCTTCCTGTAGAATTTAAACCTCTTGGCAAAAGCATAAATAAGCTAATCGGCAGGATTAAGACATTTGTCGGCTATCAAAAAGAGCTTTTTATAGGTGTTGCGCATGAGCTAAAGACGCCGCTAGCTGTAATGAAAACCAAAAACGAAGTAACGCTAATAAAGCCACGCGAAAGCGAAAAATACATAGAGGCTTTGCGTGCAAATAACGAGGCTATAAATTCGATGAATGCCATGATAGGCTCGATTTTAGAGATAGGGAGGCAAGAGGGCGCACAGTTTGAGGAGCCTAGAGAGATTGATATAGTTGCATTTTTAACAGAAATGGCAAATAATTTTAAAATCCTAGCTCATCAGGAAAAAAAGCATATCAAACTAGAGCTAATGCCTTCTAAATTAAAGGTGCTGATTCAGCCGACACTCTTAATGCATATAATACAAAATTTCGTCCAAAATGCTATTAAATTTTCCCCAGAACAAAGCGATATAATCATAAAAAGCTCTTTAGTGGGTGATGAGTTTAGGGTAATGGTGCTTGATAATGGTAAGGGGATAGATGAGAGTGCGGATTTATTTGCGCCGTTTAAAAGATACGGCAACAAGCCTGGTGCTGGGCTTGGGCTTTTTTTGGCTAAGGGTGCAGCTGATGCGCTAGGTGCCACGGTGTCTTTGAAAAATAGAAAAGATAGTAATGGTGCAGAGGCAACATTAATCATAAATATACAAAGGGCAAATTAA